One window of the Nocardia terpenica genome contains the following:
- a CDS encoding helix-turn-helix domain-containing protein yields METNYMDVIRRLDAGEPTISIEDLGVVLGLSRSTAYNAAKDGDVPVIKVRGRYRIPSAWVRQLLRLQPPARPAEPYTQGSGVA; encoded by the coding sequence ATGGAAACGAACTACATGGATGTGATTCGGCGACTGGACGCCGGAGAGCCAACCATCTCGATCGAGGATCTGGGCGTGGTCCTGGGCCTCAGTCGCTCCACGGCCTACAACGCGGCCAAGGACGGAGACGTCCCGGTGATCAAAGTGCGTGGCCGGTATCGGATTCCGAGCGCCTGGGTTCGTCAGCTTCTACGGCTACAGCCACCAGCGCGCCCCGCTGAGCCGTACACGCAGGGGTCGGGGGTCGCGTGA